A window of the Camelus dromedarius isolate mCamDro1 chromosome 5, mCamDro1.pat, whole genome shotgun sequence genome harbors these coding sequences:
- the TIPIN gene encoding TIMELESS-interacting protein isoform X2 produces MVEPQESDLIDLPDYERIEDETFPPFPPPASLEREGGDGAEPDEESGRGAPVPVPPKRTVKRNVPKLDAQRLISERGLPALRHVFDKTKFKGKGHETCLKRIRLDLPVLHEDFISNNDEVGENNDHDVSATELDPFLTNSSESAKFASESSRSLTEEQQERIERNKQLALERRQAKLLSNSQSLGNDLLMNTPSAQTAEGGNPGEDQEEEESDGFNRDLDSPHVDAAADPVNEEEELKIEKTQLDQSC; encoded by the exons ATGGTAGAACCACAGGAGAGTGACTTGATTGACCTACCAGATTATGAGCGTATAGAAGATGAgacttttcctcctttcccacctccagcctctctggAGAGAGAAGGTGGTGATGGTGCTGAACCGGATGAAG AGTCGGGGAGAGGAGCACCTGTGCCTGTACCGCCAAAGAGAACAGTTAAAAGGAACGTACCCAAGCTGGACGCTCAGAG ATTAATTTCAGAGAGAGGGCTTCCAGCATTAAGGCATGTGTTTGATAAGACAAAATTTAAAGGTAAAGGTCATGAG ACCTGTTTAAAACGAATTCGACTTGATCTCCCTGTTTTGCATGAAGATTTTATTAGCAATAATG ATGAAGTAGGGGAAAATAATGACCATGATGTATCTGCTACCGAATTAGATCCCTTTCTGACAAACTCATCTGAAAGTGCAAAGTTTGCTTCTGAGTCAAGTAGGAGCCTAACAGAAGAACAACAAGAGAGAATTGAGAGAAATAAACAACTGGCCTTGGAAAGAAGGCAGGCAAAGCTCCTGAGTAATAGTCAGTCCCTAGGAAACG ACTTGTTAATGAACACACCCAGCGCACAGACAGCAGAAGGGGGTAACCCAGGTGAGGATCAAGAGGAGGAAGAATCAGATGGATTTAACAGAGACCTAGACAGTCCACATGTCGATGCTGCTGCTGATCCTGTAAATGAAGAggaggaattaaaaatagaaaaaacacaaCTGGACCAATCCTGTTAA
- the TIPIN gene encoding TIMELESS-interacting protein isoform X1 has translation MVEPQESDLIDLPDYERIEDETFPPFPPPASLEREGGDGAEPDEESGRGAPVPVPPKRTVKRNVPKLDAQRLISERGLPALRHVFDKTKFKGKGHEAEDLKTLIRHMEHWAHRLFPKLQFEDFIDRVEYLGNKKEVQTCLKRIRLDLPVLHEDFISNNDEVGENNDHDVSATELDPFLTNSSESAKFASESSRSLTEEQQERIERNKQLALERRQAKLLSNSQSLGNDLLMNTPSAQTAEGGNPGEDQEEEESDGFNRDLDSPHVDAAADPVNEEEELKIEKTQLDQSC, from the exons ATGGTAGAACCACAGGAGAGTGACTTGATTGACCTACCAGATTATGAGCGTATAGAAGATGAgacttttcctcctttcccacctccagcctctctggAGAGAGAAGGTGGTGATGGTGCTGAACCGGATGAAG AGTCGGGGAGAGGAGCACCTGTGCCTGTACCGCCAAAGAGAACAGTTAAAAGGAACGTACCCAAGCTGGACGCTCAGAG ATTAATTTCAGAGAGAGGGCTTCCAGCATTAAGGCATGTGTTTGATAAGACAAAATTTAAAGGTAAAGGTCATGAG GCTGAAGACTTAAAGACGCTAATCAGACACATggagcactgggcacataggctGTTCCCTAAGCTGCAATTTGAAGATTTTATTGACAGAGTTGAATACctgggaaataaaaaggaagtccAG ACCTGTTTAAAACGAATTCGACTTGATCTCCCTGTTTTGCATGAAGATTTTATTAGCAATAATG ATGAAGTAGGGGAAAATAATGACCATGATGTATCTGCTACCGAATTAGATCCCTTTCTGACAAACTCATCTGAAAGTGCAAAGTTTGCTTCTGAGTCAAGTAGGAGCCTAACAGAAGAACAACAAGAGAGAATTGAGAGAAATAAACAACTGGCCTTGGAAAGAAGGCAGGCAAAGCTCCTGAGTAATAGTCAGTCCCTAGGAAACG ACTTGTTAATGAACACACCCAGCGCACAGACAGCAGAAGGGGGTAACCCAGGTGAGGATCAAGAGGAGGAAGAATCAGATGGATTTAACAGAGACCTAGACAGTCCACATGTCGATGCTGCTGCTGATCCTGTAAATGAAGAggaggaattaaaaatagaaaaaacacaaCTGGACCAATCCTGTTAA